AAGCCGTGTCGCTACGCAACAGGTCGCTTCCCAGGGCGACGAAGTTCACATTCGCGCCGTTCAGCACCAACTCGACCCCCATCAGCACGCCCAGCGCGTTGCGCTTGGTGGCCATGCACACTACGCCAGCCGCGAACAAGATCGCGCCGACGACCATCATGTGCGAAACGCCGATTGGTTGAGTGAGCAGGTTCATTGTGGGCGTTGGTTCTGTTCGTTAACCGCGGATTTTCTTTAACCACTTGTCGCGTTGCGGCGGCGCTTGCTGCGGGCCAGGTAAGCGGCCCCCACCAGCACGACCAGCAAATGGATCGAAACAATTTCAAACGGCAGCAGGTAGCCGGAGCGGCCGGTGTTCAAGTTGGCGGTCGTGGCGTCGAGCTTGTCGACGCGGACTCCCAACAGGCCCAGCCCCAGGGGGGCCGACGTGGCCAGCGGTTCCTGTTGCTGGTCGACGATGTCGGCCGCTGGGTTGTCGTTGCGCCAGCCGCCGACGCTGAACGCCGCCGGCACCAGCACGGCCAGTAGAGCGCCCGACACCAGCGCCGCCAAAATCCAGTCGCCACCACGGGTCTTCATGTTGATGAACGGCCCTTGCGCCGTCAGCATCACGCCGAAGATCAACAGCACCAGCGTACCGCCGACATAGATCATCAATTGCATGGCCGCCACGAAGTCAGCGCCAGCCACGAAGAACAACCCCGACGTCGCCGCCAGCGACATCACCAGGTAGAACGCCATCCGCACAATGTTGCTGGTCACGACCACGGCCACGGCAAACGCGCAGGCCAATAGCGCGAACAACAGAAAGAAGAACGAATGCCAGTTGATCGGGTCCATGTGGGTTACGACCTGCCTGCGCGCGGAGCGCCGAGCGATGACTGGGCCCGAGTCGGCGCCAGGGTGGCCCCCGCGGCGCTCCCCGTGGCTTGCGGAGCGACAGGGCCGTGCTTCGCGGCCTGGGAGTATTTGGCGTATTCGCCGCGCGGGAACTGGTAGGCCCACCAGGCGGCCCCCAGGAACATCACCGCGGCGATCGGCGTGCAGTACTTCAAGCAGACGCGCATCACCTGATCGATACGCAATCGCGGCAGCGTCCACCGCGCCCACATCATGAACGTGACGCCGAACACGCACTTGAACAGAAAGTTGAGCAAGCCGATGAAATTGCCCACGTAGCTCGCCACCGGATGGTCGACGAACCACTGGGCGTACGCGGCGGTCTCGGCCGGAGCGATCGGATTGGCCAGCCCCAGCCATTCGGTCACCGGAATCGGGCCGTTCCAGCCGCCACAGAACAACGTCGCCGCCAACCCGCTGACCGCGAACATCGAACCGTACTCGGCCATGAAGAAGAAGCTCCAGCGCAAGCCGGAGTATTCGGTATGGAACCCGGCCACCAGTTCGCTTTCGGCTTCGGCCAGATCGAACGGCGCGCGGTTCACGCTGGCCATGGCGCAGGTGAAATAGACGAAGAACGTGATGAACGTGAAGGGGTCGTGGAACATCAGCCAGTTGGTGAACCAGCCATGCTGCATCTGGCCAATGCGGACCAGGTCCATCGAGCCGGCGATCAGCACCGGAATCACCACGCACATGCCCATGGGCACTTCATAGCTGACGACCTGGGCCGCTTCGCGCATGGCGCCGAACAGCGACCACTTCGAGGCCGAGGCGTAGCCCCCCAGAATCACGCCGAACACTTCCAACCCCAACACGGCCAGGATGAAGAACACGCCGGCGTTCAGATCGAGCGCCACCCAGCCGTCGCTGAACGGCAAGGCCAGATACGCGCAGAACGAAGCGCAAAAGCTGATGTACGGGCCGATGCGGAACAGCATCTCGTCGGCGCCGCCGGGAATCAGGTCTTCCTTGGTGATCAGCTTCAAGCCGTCGGCCAAGGTTTGCAGCCAGCCGAACTTGCCACCGACGCGCGTGGGGCCCAGGCGGTCTTGAATGCGCCCCGAGACTTTGCGTTCGAGCCAGATGAAGAACAGCGCGCCGACGGCGACGACATTAATAATGAGGACGGCGTGGACCAGTGCAGTCAGCAAGTATCCCGTCGCAATGACAACCCATTGCGGGGGAACCAGCCACAACAACCAACTGGGAAGGTGTCCTGAGAGCCAACCTGCCAAGCTAGTTAATAGTTGGACGAGATAATCGGCCACGGCCGCGGACTTCCTCTCGGCGGAATTCGAGCGCAAAAACGGCGGCGCGAAGTGGCCGCTCTTAAGATCGTGAAATATGGCACAAGGGGGGGCGGGCGACAAGCCCCCGGCTCGCTCGTTTTAACCACGCGTTTTCACGGCATTTGCCGCTGATGAACGCGAAATTGTAATTGAGCCCGGAATCGACTATTTGTGAGGCTTCGCCCGCATTGCGCCATGCCTCCCGCCGCCAAAAAAGAAAGGTTCTCCGATGTTGATTTGCCAACAATGGGTTCACGCGTTGATGGTTGGCGCGCTACTGCTCTCGCCACTGGTCACGCGCGCCGCCGAGCCGGTTGCGTCGGCTTTCAAAGCCGGTTTCGCCGAGCGGGACATTACGCCCGAGATCGGCATGGAACAGCCCGGCGGGTACGGCAAATCGTTCCATCGCTCGCTGCACGATCCTTGCAAGGTCCGGGCCGCCGTGTTCGACGACGGCAAGAACCGCGTCGCGATCGTCGGGCTCGACGCCCTGTTGATTCGTCGGCCGCAAGTGCTGGCCGCGCGGCGTGGCATTCAAGAGCGGGCCGGCATCGCGCCCGAGGCGGTGCTGATCTCGGCGTCTCACTCGCATTCGTCGGGGCCGGTCGGCATGGTGCTGCCCGGCGAGTTCGACAACGCGCCGGCCGACGTGCGGCAGTTGGCCTATGAGAAGACATCGATGGCCAATGCGGAATACTTGAAGCGCGTCGAGCAAGCGATCGTCGACGCGGTCTGCGAAGCCAACGAGCGGCGCACCGCGGCCACGGCCGGCGTCGGCTACGGCGTCGAAGAGCGGGTCGCCTACAACCGGCGGTTCCGGATGACCAACGGCCTGACCATGACTCACCCGCGGCAAGGGAACCCCGACATCGTCGAACCCGCCGGCCCGGTCGATCCGCAAGTCGGCGTGCTCGGTGCCTGGAACGCCGAGGGGAAACTGATCGGCTGCGTCGTCAACTTCGCCTGTCACGCCACGACCAGCCCCGGCGGCATCTCGGCCAATTACATCTATTATTTGGAGCAAGTCATCCGCGGCTCGTTCGGGCCGGACGTGGTGGTGGTGTTCCTGCCCGGCTGCTGTGGCGACATTACCCAGGTCGACAACCAGAGCCCCTACGTGAATCGCGCGGCCGAGAATTGGGCCCGCTATGTCGGCGGCCGAGTCGGGGCCGAAGCCGTCAAGGTGCTGCTTACGGTCGAGCCGGCCGATCTGTCGCCGGTCGGCGTCAAGACGACCGTGTTATCGCTCAAGCGGCGCGTGCCGAGCGCCGAGCGCGTCTCGCGCTGCCGGCAAATCGTCACGCAAGATCCCAAGAAGGTGAACGCCACCGAGTGGGCCTTCGCCAAGGAGATTGTCCTGCTCGACGCGCTGTTGAAGCACGAGCCGGTGAAAGAGACCGAGATTCAGGCGGTGCAGGTCGGGCCGCTGGTGCTGATTACGAACCCGGCGGAGTTTTTCTGTGAGTTCGGTCTGCGCCAGAAAGCAGAGAGCGGCTTCCCGTTCACGTTCCCGGTGGAACTGGCCAACGACTGTGTGGGCTATGTGCCGACGGCCGAGGCGCTGGGCCCGCGCGGCGGCGGGTACGAAACGCGGCTGACGTTCTACAGCAACCTGGAACCGACCGCCGGCGATCAGATTACCGAAGCGGGCATTAAACTGGCGCACCAGTTCAAGCCGACCGCGGCCCCCGAGCGAGCCAAGGTGCCACCGTTCAAAGGCACTGGCTGGGACTACGGCGCGGTGCCGCCGGAGTTGGATTGAAGAAGAGGGAGAGAAGAGGGGTTAGGGACTAGAGAAATGCGGGGGCGCGTATGAACGAGTCAACCTTGGCGGCGAATCAGAGTGGGCGACGATACGGCGCGCTGGCCATTGGGGTTGGCACGACGGCGCTGTGTGTCGGGTTCTTTCTGGCGATGGGGGTGGGAGTGTCGTAGGTCAGGCCTCGGCCTGACGAAGTGGCATGCGTCAGTCTTGCGTGATAAAGTGCAACGGGAACCCTCATCCGGCCTATCGGCCACCTTCTCACGGGGCAACATTCTGCAACAGTTATCAGCCTGACCTACACCCTGACAAACCTGCCTGCGGTTTGACGCCACGCGGCACGCGAATCCAATCCGCCCGTTGTTGGTACTTGCGCCAGTCAAAAACATTGGAACGGGCCATAACACCGACTAGGATCGTGGTCTGGCCGCGCGTCACTCCCGCCTTTTGCGCCGGCCTGCCTGCGCTCGCCACCTGTCATCCCGCCTATGGAGACCCACCCGATAATGCGTCGCACGATGTTTACGCTGGCTGTCTGTATCGCCAATCTGCTCATGGCCGCCGGACCCGCGTGTGCCGCCGACGCTGATGGCAAGTTGAGGATCATCATCTTCGGCGCGCATCCGGACGACGCCCAGTACAAAGCCGGCGGCACGGCCGCCAAGTGGGCCAAGTTGGGGCACAAGGTCAAGCTCGTCTCGGTCACCAACGGCGACATCGGCCATTGGCAATCGGCCGGCGGCCCGTTGGCTCAGCGGCGACTGGCCGAGGTGAAGAAGGCCGACGGGATCATCGGCGCCGAAACGCAGGTGCTCGACATCCACGACGGTGAGTTGGTCCCCACGCTGGAGAATCGCCTGAAGATCATTCGCGTCATCCGCGAGTGGCAAGCCGACATTGTGATCGCGCATCGCCCCTGGGACTATCATCCCGATCACCGCTACGTCGGCGTGCTGATGCAGGACGCGGCCTTCATGGTCACGGTGCCGTTCGTCTGTACCGACGTGCCGCCGCTGAAAAAGAATCCGGTCTTTCTCTATTCGAGCGACGGGTTCAAGAAGCCCTATCCATTCCAGGCCGACATCGCCGTCTCGGTCGACGACGTGTTCGATTTGAAGCTGACCGCCATTCACGAAATGCCGTCCCAGCACTACGAAGGGGGGGCCAGCGGCAGCGAAGAATACGTCCGCAACGTGCCGCCGGCCTCGGACGAGGCGGCGCGCAAGGACTGGCTGCGCGATCGCTGGACCCAGCGCCAATCGGGCGAGGCGAACCGCTATCGCGACGCGCTGAACCGCTGGTACGGCCCCGAAAAAGGGGGGGCCGTGAAGTATGCCGAAGCTTTCGAAATCTGTGAATACGGCCGGCAACCGTCGACCGCCGAGATCAAAACCTTGTTCCCATTCTTTCCGTAAAGCACTTCTCATGTTCAACACACGTGTTCTTTCGTTGGCGCTGTGGCCCTGCCTGATTGCCCTGGCCCAGGGGGCCGAACCGGCTGACGGTGCCTTTGCGGTCAAATCGAATCTGCGCGCCGGCTGCGCCAAGGTCGACATCACGCCCAGCGACGTCTCGGGCATGGTCGTGGTCGGGCATCGACGCGAAGTGACCGGCGTGCGCGATCCGTTGCGCGCGGGCGTGCTGGTGCTGGACGACGGCGAGACCCGCGCCGCCATTGTCACGCTCGACGTCATCGGCGCGTGGGAGCCCATGGTCAAGCAGGTGCGCGACCGGCTCGAACAAGCCATCAAGGTGCCCGCGGCGAACATTCTGGTGGCCGCGTCGCACAATCACTCGGGGCCGGGCTTTGCAGAGCACCCGCTGTGGGGACGCCGGCTGGTCGAACAGTTGGTCGAAGCGGCCCAGGCGGCGGCCGGCGCGATGCGCCCCGTCTCGATTGGCTATGGCGAGGATCGCATCGGCTTTGGCATCAATCGTCGCAAGGTGATCGATGGCCGCGCCGTGGTGCGATTGAATCCCGAGGGGCCGAACGATCCGCGCGTGAAGGTGCTCCGCTTCGACGACGGCCGATCGCTAACGCCGCTGGCCGTGGTGATGCACGCCGTCTGCCACCCCTGCTTTTTTACCTGGGGGGACAAAGGGACGCCCCCTTATCCGAACGGTTATCCCAAGCTGAGCGCTGACTTCCCCGGCGAGGCCCAGACATTCGTCGAGGGCGCCTACGCCCAGCGCACCTGCGCCTTGTTTCTGCAGGGTTGCGCCGGTGACATCCGGCCCAACCTACCCGGCTATCCCTATCGCTGCGCGGACGAAGCCGACATTCAATGGGCCGGCCGCGACTTGGGCTCGGCCGTGGCGCGCAGCCTGGCGCTGAGCGTCACGCGCGAGCAGCTGCGCGAGCGCCCCGAGTTTTACCAATTGCGGGTGGCCAACCAGACGCTCGAACTGCCGGGTAAAGAACATCCGGTCCAGGCCGAGATTCAGGCGCTGAAACTGGGGCCTTACCTGCTGTTGACGATGCCGGGCGAGCCGATGGTCGAGTACGGATTCAAGCTCGAACGAGCCATCGCCGACCGCGCCGTGCCGATCATCGTGGGCTACGCCAACGGCAACGTCGGTTATATTCCCACGGCCGATGCGTACACCGTTGGTGGCTACGAGCCGAATCGTTCGCCGTTGAAACCCGAGGCCGAGGCGTTGCTGTTGGAAGGGCTGGGGCGATTGGCCGATCGCGTGATTGGCGACGTATTCGAGTCGTTTTCCAAACACCCGAAAGATGTGCAAAAGCGCACCGAACAAGAACGGGCGCGCAATGCCGACAACAAAGCCACGAACTGAAAGCAGATCATGACGGTTGCCAATGACGAAGCCGCCCGGCGGGCCTATTGGGCCGAGCAGATGCAGGCCGGCTATGAAGTGATCCAGCGCGTTCTCCCTTGGCCGGTGCGCGAGTGCGGCGAAGGGTTCGGCTCGCTGCGCGATGCCGCCCAAGCAGCCGGAGTCGAGATGCTGTTCTCGACGTCGAAGATTGCCGGTGAACTCGATCGGGTGTACTACATGCGCGAGAGCCTGGTCGAGCGCGTGGTGGCGGCCGGTCGCGACATGAATCGTCGCGGCTGGGTGCTGAAGATCGAGGACGCTTATCGCTCGCTCGACATGCAGCGGCAATTGGTCCGCAAGCCTGCGGTCTTCGACGCGATCTTGCGGAAGTGCGTCTGGGAGTGCGGCGGCCAGTTGCCGTCGGTCGAACTGCTGTCGCGCCGCGCCATTGTCCTGGTGGCCAATATTCCCAAGATCGGCACGCACATGTCGGGTTCGGCCATCGACGTTTCGGTCTTTCGCCGCGACGACGGCACGGAAGTCTGGCGCGGCAAGCCGTATTTGGAGATGAGCGAGCTGACCCCCATGCGTTCGCCGTATGTCGACGCCGACTCGCTGCGCAACCGATTGGAGATCACGGCCCTGCTCGAAGCGCGTGGCTTTGTCCACTTCCCCTTCGAGTTCTGGCACTTCAACCAGGACGACGCGATGGGGAACTTGCTGTTGGGCAACAGCGAGCCGGGACGATTCGGGCCGGTCCATTGGGACCAGTCGACCAACCGCGTGACGCCGGTCGACGACCCGCTTGAGCCGTTGAACCCGCCCGAAGTGATCGAGCGCGAGATCAGGGCGGCGCTCGAACGCGCCGCGGCCGACAGTGTGCAACATTAAGTCGTTGCTACGAAGTCCGTGCCGAGGGTGGCACGCCCAAGCGTAGCGCAGGGCGTGGTGAATTGCCGATCAAATGTTGGGGCTGGTACGCGCTTCCCCACGCCCAAAGGACGGGCGTGCCACCCCGATGCGAGAATGCAACGAGTCACACTCACCCGAGGATGCGACTCAGCGCGGCGGCTTGCGCTTGCGCGACGACGCGGCCCGCCAGGCGTCGATCCAGGCGGTTGACGACTCATAACCCAGCGCGATCAAGGTCTCGCCGAACTGCGGGTCTTCTCGTAACACCTCTTCGATCCGCGCGATGTGCTCGGCGCTTTGCCAGCGCTGGACCGTGTTGTCGTCGACGGGGCGCAGCCCGTTCAGTGACGACAGATCGACGGTCGCGCGTTGCTCCTGGTGGAAGTGGGCAAAGCTCCGCGCGGTCGGCTCGCCGGTATAGGAGTCGATGCGCTGCTGCACCCCCGCCGTGTCGGTGACTAGATCTTCGTAGCGGACCACGAGCGCTCGGGGCGAGTCGAGCAAGGGCAGCAGCGCGG
Above is a genomic segment from Planctomycetota bacterium containing:
- the nuoK gene encoding NADH-quinone oxidoreductase subunit NuoK, with the translated sequence MNLLTQPIGVSHMMVVGAILFAAGVVCMATKRNALGVLMGVELVLNGANVNFVALGSDLLRSDTAYSLGLDGQLVSLFVIVLAAAEAAVALAITLSFYNNHATIDVDKADELRG
- a CDS encoding NADH-quinone oxidoreductase subunit J: MDPINWHSFFFLLFALLACAFAVAVVVTSNIVRMAFYLVMSLAATSGLFFVAGADFVAAMQLMIYVGGTLVLLIFGVMLTAQGPFINMKTRGGDWILAALVSGALLAVLVPAAFSVGGWRNDNPAADIVDQQQEPLATSAPLGLGLLGVRVDKLDATTANLNTGRSGYLLPFEIVSIHLLVVLVGAAYLARSKRRRNATSG
- the nuoH gene encoding NADH-quinone oxidoreductase subunit NuoH — protein: MVPPQWVVIATGYLLTALVHAVLIINVVAVGALFFIWLERKVSGRIQDRLGPTRVGGKFGWLQTLADGLKLITKEDLIPGGADEMLFRIGPYISFCASFCAYLALPFSDGWVALDLNAGVFFILAVLGLEVFGVILGGYASASKWSLFGAMREAAQVVSYEVPMGMCVVIPVLIAGSMDLVRIGQMQHGWFTNWLMFHDPFTFITFFVYFTCAMASVNRAPFDLAEAESELVAGFHTEYSGLRWSFFFMAEYGSMFAVSGLAATLFCGGWNGPIPVTEWLGLANPIAPAETAAYAQWFVDHPVASYVGNFIGLLNFLFKCVFGVTFMMWARWTLPRLRIDQVMRVCLKYCTPIAAVMFLGAAWWAYQFPRGEYAKYSQAAKHGPVAPQATGSAAGATLAPTRAQSSLGAPRAGRS
- a CDS encoding PIG-L family deacetylase yields the protein MRRTMFTLAVCIANLLMAAGPACAADADGKLRIIIFGAHPDDAQYKAGGTAAKWAKLGHKVKLVSVTNGDIGHWQSAGGPLAQRRLAEVKKADGIIGAETQVLDIHDGELVPTLENRLKIIRVIREWQADIVIAHRPWDYHPDHRYVGVLMQDAAFMVTVPFVCTDVPPLKKNPVFLYSSDGFKKPYPFQADIAVSVDDVFDLKLTAIHEMPSQHYEGGASGSEEYVRNVPPASDEAARKDWLRDRWTQRQSGEANRYRDALNRWYGPEKGGAVKYAEAFEICEYGRQPSTAEIKTLFPFFP